Proteins encoded within one genomic window of Planctomycetia bacterium:
- a CDS encoding PQQ-binding-like beta-propeller repeat protein gives MRYLLPLLLSLVVLPTANAAENWPQLRGPLALGVDERDDAQLPDTWSTTENVLWKTDLPGRGWSSPVVWGNRVFLTTVVNTGESEAPKKGLYFGGDRPEPPQAPHQWKVYCLDLASGEILWERQVHEGQPQSSIHLKNSFASETPVTDGERVYAMFGNVGIFCFDLEGNELWRHELPVHKYRLGWGTAASPALHQGRLYVVNDNEEASYLECLDAKTGAPIWRVDRDEKSNWATPYIWENDVRTELITPGTNKVRSYDLNGELLYELGGMSSITIATPYSKHGLLYVSSGYVLDPKKPLFAIKPGASGDISLADDATSNDHIAWCQKDAAPYNPTTIIYGDLLYALLDRGFLTCYDAHTGAMVYDKQRLPEGQAFTSSPWAYGGKIFCLNEDGKTFVVKAGPEFELLHTNDLAEDDMCMATPAIVGDKLLIRTAARVYCFRNTVGASR, from the coding sequence ATGCGATATCTCCTTCCACTCCTGCTCTCCCTCGTCGTTCTCCCGACAGCCAACGCTGCCGAGAATTGGCCGCAACTCCGCGGGCCGCTGGCGTTAGGCGTCGATGAGCGCGACGACGCGCAACTCCCCGACACTTGGTCCACCACGGAAAACGTACTCTGGAAAACCGACCTGCCCGGCCGCGGTTGGTCGTCGCCCGTCGTGTGGGGAAATCGCGTGTTCCTGACGACGGTGGTGAACACCGGCGAGTCGGAAGCCCCCAAGAAAGGCCTCTACTTCGGCGGCGATCGCCCGGAGCCGCCGCAAGCGCCGCATCAATGGAAGGTGTATTGCCTTGATCTCGCCAGCGGCGAAATCCTCTGGGAACGGCAAGTTCACGAAGGCCAACCGCAAAGCTCGATTCACTTGAAGAACAGCTTCGCCTCCGAGACGCCGGTCACCGATGGTGAGCGCGTCTACGCGATGTTCGGCAACGTCGGCATCTTCTGTTTCGACCTGGAAGGCAACGAGCTTTGGCGACATGAGTTACCAGTACACAAATATCGCCTCGGCTGGGGCACAGCCGCATCGCCAGCCTTGCATCAAGGACGCCTGTACGTCGTCAACGACAACGAAGAAGCCTCGTACTTGGAATGCCTCGACGCGAAAACCGGCGCTCCAATCTGGCGCGTCGATCGCGACGAAAAAAGCAACTGGGCCACGCCGTATATCTGGGAAAACGACGTCCGCACGGAATTGATCACGCCCGGCACCAACAAGGTTCGCTCCTACGATCTCAACGGCGAACTGCTCTACGAGTTGGGCGGCATGTCGAGCATCACCATTGCCACGCCTTACTCGAAACACGGCCTGCTCTATGTCAGCTCCGGCTACGTGCTCGACCCCAAGAAGCCGCTGTTCGCGATCAAGCCCGGCGCGAGTGGCGATATCTCATTGGCCGACGACGCGACCAGCAACGATCACATCGCGTGGTGCCAGAAAGACGCCGCTCCGTATAACCCAACGACGATCATCTACGGCGACCTGCTGTACGCCCTGCTCGATCGCGGGTTCCTCACCTGCTACGACGCGCACACCGGCGCGATGGTCTACGACAAGCAACGCTTACCGGAAGGCCAGGCGTTCACTTCGTCCCCTTGGGCTTACGGCGGCAAGATCTTCTGCCTCAACGAAGACGGCAAAACCTTCGTCGTCAAGGCCGGCCCGGAATTCGAGTTGCTTCACACCAACGACCTGGCCGAAGACGACATGTGCATGGCCACGCCGGCGATCGTGGGGGATAAACTGCTGATTCGCACAGCGGCCCGCGTGTATTGCTTTAGGAATACGGTGGGGGCGAGTCGTTAA
- a CDS encoding Gfo/Idh/MocA family oxidoreductase — translation MSTRPSRRQFLKTTAVTAAAFGFPIIIPASALGRGRVAPSNRVNVAMIGTGNQGFNDLRSFLPDERVQLVAVCDVNRGSLGYWDGKLGGREPAKQLVEEHYAADKASGTYKGCDAYVDFREVLGRDDVDAVEICTPDHWHAIPVIAAARAKKDIYCQKPLSLTIVEGRRMSDAVKQHNVIFQTGSQQRSDSNFRRACELVRNGRIGKVHTVRVGLPAGRVDFAKTGDQKQTAPVPDGFEYDRWLGPAPEAPYAPARCHVNFRWIYDYSGGMVTDWGGHHPDCAQWGLGTDATGPVEIRAAKGVFPPDPLWNTATEFYFEAIYADGVKLILSDKERSGVTWEGTEGKVWANRGEHDAEPKKLLDTVIGPNEIHLYKSDDHFRNFIDGVLTRTECVAPVETAHRSITICHLGNIAMRLGRESLRWDPAQETIFDDAEATAMLSRKYREPWTLD, via the coding sequence ATGTCCACGCGCCCGTCCCGCCGCCAATTCCTCAAAACCACCGCCGTCACCGCTGCCGCGTTCGGTTTCCCTATCATCATCCCCGCCTCGGCGCTTGGCCGGGGGCGTGTTGCGCCGAGTAACCGCGTCAACGTGGCGATGATCGGCACCGGGAACCAGGGCTTCAATGATCTGCGCAGCTTTCTACCGGATGAGCGCGTGCAGCTCGTCGCCGTGTGCGATGTGAATCGTGGGAGTCTCGGTTACTGGGACGGCAAGCTCGGCGGGCGGGAGCCGGCGAAGCAGTTGGTCGAGGAGCATTACGCCGCGGACAAGGCGTCCGGCACATACAAAGGCTGCGACGCCTACGTCGATTTCCGTGAAGTGCTTGGCCGCGACGACGTCGACGCCGTGGAGATTTGCACGCCCGATCATTGGCACGCGATTCCGGTCATCGCGGCGGCGCGGGCGAAGAAGGACATTTATTGCCAGAAGCCACTGTCGCTGACGATCGTCGAAGGTCGCCGAATGAGCGACGCGGTCAAACAGCACAACGTCATCTTTCAGACCGGCAGCCAGCAACGTTCCGACAGCAACTTTCGCCGCGCCTGCGAACTGGTCCGCAACGGCCGCATCGGCAAGGTGCATACCGTCCGCGTCGGGCTGCCGGCCGGACGCGTCGATTTCGCCAAGACCGGCGATCAGAAGCAAACCGCGCCGGTGCCGGACGGATTCGAATACGACCGCTGGCTCGGCCCCGCGCCGGAGGCGCCGTACGCGCCCGCGCGCTGCCACGTGAATTTTCGTTGGATCTACGATTACTCCGGCGGCATGGTCACCGACTGGGGCGGGCATCATCCCGACTGCGCGCAATGGGGCCTGGGCACGGACGCCACGGGGCCCGTCGAAATCCGCGCGGCGAAAGGCGTCTTCCCGCCCGACCCGCTCTGGAACACCGCGACGGAGTTTTATTTCGAAGCCATCTACGCTGACGGCGTAAAGCTGATCCTCTCCGACAAGGAACGTTCCGGCGTCACCTGGGAAGGCACCGAAGGCAAAGTCTGGGCGAACCGCGGCGAACACGACGCGGAACCGAAAAAGCTGCTCGACACGGTCATCGGCCCGAACGAAATCCACCTCTACAAAAGCGACGACCACTTCCGCAACTTCATCGACGGAGTTCTGACGCGGACGGAATGCGTCGCCCCGGTGGAAACGGCGCATCGCTCGATCACCATCTGCCACCTCGGCAACATCGCCATGCGCCTCGGCCGCGAAAGTTTGCGCTGGGACCCGGCGCAGGAGACAATCTTCGATGACGCAGAAGCCACGGCGATGCTCAGCCGGAAATACCGTGAGCCTTGGACGTTGGACTGA
- a CDS encoding cobalamin-dependent protein (Presence of a B(12) (cobalamin)-binding domain implies dependence on cobalamin itself, in one of its several forms, or in some unusual lineages, dependence on a cobalamin-like analog.) → MPHVTFVPLVGFRVREAEMLELGMSLPGLQDRARAIGQLPALGLLTLAGMLPQDWTCDYLPLDTINQDAVDRILTNRPDLVAISALAASVLDAYRLSEQLRSTGVPTVIGGLHATAMPDEAARFCDAVVVGSAESVWHEVLSDARTGHLCKVYDARKRPAPIAWSTPRFDLLSHDVSRYTLQTQRGCPLACDFCAASRLLGGFVEKPAERIDEELQAIGRLSPRPAIELADDNTFAGTRPPEELFDVLERSGARYFTEADWRIGERPDVLAGLARSGCLQVLMGVESLVFRYPGMGQKQAELDRVLASVERIQAAGVAVNGCFILGADGETRASIDRLVDFLLTSPFADIQITLQTPFPGTQLRRRLSDQGRLLEDRDWSHYTLFDVTYRPDRMSVEELEQVFRDVLRAVFSNAATQRRNCIRRDVWRKGRALRSKSRSNKLPVEAGTHPCQTP, encoded by the coding sequence GTGCCCCACGTCACCTTTGTACCACTCGTCGGCTTTCGCGTCCGCGAAGCGGAAATGCTGGAACTCGGCATGTCCCTGCCGGGCCTGCAAGATCGCGCGCGGGCCATCGGCCAACTACCGGCGCTGGGACTGCTAACGCTCGCCGGAATGTTGCCGCAAGATTGGACCTGCGACTATCTTCCGCTCGACACAATTAATCAAGATGCCGTCGATCGTATCCTAACCAACCGCCCCGACCTGGTCGCCATTTCCGCACTCGCCGCCTCAGTGCTCGATGCCTACCGCCTGAGCGAACAATTGCGCTCCACGGGCGTGCCGACGGTCATCGGTGGTTTGCACGCCACGGCCATGCCGGATGAAGCAGCTCGATTCTGCGATGCGGTCGTCGTCGGGTCCGCCGAATCCGTTTGGCACGAAGTATTGTCGGATGCCCGCACAGGTCACCTGTGCAAAGTCTACGATGCGCGAAAACGGCCTGCCCCGATCGCCTGGTCGACACCGCGCTTTGACTTGCTGTCGCACGATGTGTCACGCTACACGTTGCAAACTCAGCGAGGTTGCCCGCTGGCTTGCGATTTCTGCGCGGCCAGCCGGCTGCTTGGCGGATTTGTCGAGAAGCCCGCCGAGCGCATTGATGAGGAATTGCAGGCCATTGGCCGCCTGTCGCCGCGTCCGGCAATAGAATTGGCCGACGACAACACGTTCGCCGGAACTCGCCCGCCGGAAGAGTTGTTCGACGTGCTGGAACGCAGCGGCGCCCGCTACTTCACGGAAGCGGATTGGCGCATCGGCGAGCGACCGGACGTGCTAGCGGGGCTCGCTCGATCCGGCTGCCTGCAAGTTCTGATGGGCGTCGAGTCGTTGGTGTTCCGCTATCCCGGAATGGGACAAAAACAAGCCGAGTTAGACCGAGTGCTAGCATCCGTCGAACGCATTCAGGCAGCCGGCGTGGCCGTCAACGGCTGCTTCATACTCGGCGCGGATGGGGAAACGAGGGCGTCGATCGATCGACTCGTTGATTTCTTGCTCACGAGCCCTTTTGCCGATATTCAAATTACCCTCCAAACCCCTTTCCCTGGCACGCAACTGCGCCGCCGCCTGTCGGATCAAGGTCGATTGCTCGAAGATCGCGACTGGTCGCACTATACGCTCTTCGACGTCACCTACCGCCCGGATAGGATGTCCGTCGAAGAGCTGGAACAAGTGTTCCGTGATGTTTTGCGCGCAGTCTTCAGTAATGCGGCGACACAACGCCGGAACTGCATTCGCCGCGACGTCTGGCGCAAAGGCCGTGCCCTCAGAAGCAAGTCGCGCAGCAACAAGTTGCCAGTAGAAGCAGGAACTCATCCATGCCAGACGCCGTAA